Proteins from one Desmodus rotundus isolate HL8 chromosome 9, HLdesRot8A.1, whole genome shotgun sequence genomic window:
- the LOC112305065 gene encoding olfactory receptor 7A10, whose product MDPGNLTRVPEFLLLGLSEEPGLQPLLFGLFLSMYLITLLGNLLIILVVSSDSHLHTPMYFFLSNLSWVDICFTSNTIPKILLNIQTQSKAITYAGCITQMYFASLFGVLDDSLLTVMSYDRFVAICHPLHYMVIMNPRLCGLLLLVSWIISVLNSLLQCLMVLRLSFCEGKVEIPHFFCELNQITQLACSDTFLNNIVIYFLTVLLGGGPLAGILYSYFKIVSSIRAIPSAQGKYKAFSTCVSHLLVVSLFYGTILAVYLSSASTHSSQSSATASVFYTVVTPMLNPFIYSLRNRDIKGALKRIFGWWVNNGYSI is encoded by the coding sequence ATGGATCCAGGGAACCTTACTAGAGTGCCAGAATTTCTTCTCCTGGGACTATCAGAGGAACCAGGACTGCAGCCCCTCCTATTTGGGCTGTTCCTCTCCATGTACCTGATCACTCTGTTGGGAAATCTGCTCATCATCCTGGTtgtcagctcagactcccacctccacacacccatgtacttcttTCTGTCCAACCTATCCTGGGTAGATATCTGTTTTACCTCCAACACCATCCCAAAGATATTGCTGAACATCCAGACGCAGAGCAAAGCCATCACTTATGCAGGCTGCATCACTCAGATGTATTTTGCCTCACTCTTTGGTGTGTTAGATGACTCTCTCCTGACCGTGATGTCCTATGACCGGTTtgtggccatctgtcaccccCTACACTACATGGTCATCATGAACCCCCGGCTCTGTGGACTGCTGCTTCTGGTGTCCTGGATCATAAGTGTCCTGAATTCCCTGTTACAATGCTTGATGGTGTTGAGGCTGTCCTTCTGTGAGGGAAAAGTGgaaatcccccactttttctgtgaactcaatCAGATTACCCAACTTGCCTGTTCTGACACATTTCTGAATaacattgtgatttattttttaactgtgcTACTGGGTGGTGGTCCCCTGGCTGGGATCCTTTACTCTTACTTTAAGATCGTGTCTTCCATACGGGCAATCCCATCAGCTCAGGggaagtataaagcattttccacctgtgtGTCTCACCTCTTAgttgtctccttattttatggTACAATCCTAGCAGTATATCTCAGTTCTGCCAGTACCCACAGCTCTCAGTCAAGTGCAACAGCCTCAGTATTTTATACTGTGGTCACACctatgctgaaccccttcatctatAGTCTCAGGAACAGAGACATAAAGGGGGCTCTGAAAAGAATCTTTGGATGGTGGGTAAACAACGGATACTCAATCTGA